One stretch of Chroococcidiopsis sp. SAG 2025 DNA includes these proteins:
- a CDS encoding MarR family transcriptional regulator — protein MDRTQPDRDTELTLPAENPNIGVSENPFDASSAIEQHILIGLEKIGLALKSQFWQDAGQQGLTPTQGQILALLIDQGDAGMRLSEVAKHLAVTAATASDAVTSLVEKGLVQKTRSPQDRRAIAITLTTQGQQTATQTASWSDFLLNTVNELSEEEQVIFLRGLIKMIRKLQQQGQISVARMCVTCQFFQPNRYPGSDRPHHCALVNAPFGDRHLRLNCAEHVAAEPEIAKQNWNFYLSK, from the coding sequence ATGGACAGAACTCAACCCGATCGCGACACAGAATTAACCCTTCCCGCTGAAAACCCGAATATTGGTGTCAGCGAAAATCCCTTCGATGCCTCAAGCGCGATCGAACAGCACATCTTGATTGGGCTAGAAAAAATTGGGCTAGCGCTGAAAAGTCAATTCTGGCAGGATGCTGGACAACAAGGTTTAACACCGACTCAAGGACAAATCCTAGCGCTTCTGATTGATCAAGGCGATGCTGGAATGCGGTTGTCAGAGGTGGCAAAACATCTTGCGGTTACGGCTGCTACTGCCAGCGATGCGGTTACGTCACTGGTTGAGAAAGGGTTAGTGCAAAAAACGCGATCGCCTCAAGATAGACGAGCGATCGCCATCACGTTAACCACTCAAGGACAGCAGACCGCAACACAAACAGCGTCCTGGTCTGATTTTCTGCTCAACACCGTGAATGAGCTATCCGAGGAGGAACAAGTCATCTTTCTGCGGGGGCTGATCAAAATGATTCGCAAGCTTCAACAACAGGGACAGATTTCAGTGGCAAGAATGTGTGTTACCTGTCAATTCTTTCAGCCCAATCGGTATCCAGGGTCAGATCGTCCCCATCATTGTGCGCTGGTGAATGCACCCTTTGGCGATCGTCATCTTCGTCTCAACTGTGCCGAACACGTTGCAGCCGAACCTGAAATCGCTAAACAAAATTGGAACTTTTATCTTTCAAAGTAG
- the nrtS gene encoding nitrate/nitrite transporter NrtS: MLKTLKFCYTIWTDSALRPDALKVALVVGSLLFAINHGGAVLRGEMTRERWLMGLFTYLMPYTVSIHGQNSTRSRHRINPSR, from the coding sequence ATGCTGAAAACGTTAAAGTTTTGCTATACTATCTGGACTGATTCAGCCCTGCGACCCGATGCCTTAAAAGTGGCTCTCGTTGTAGGATCGTTACTCTTCGCGATTAATCATGGCGGTGCTGTGTTGCGCGGGGAAATGACCCGTGAACGCTGGTTAATGGGGCTATTCACTTACCTGATGCCTTATACGGTCAGTATTCATGGACAGAACTCAACCCGATCGCGACACAGAATTAACCCTTCCCGCTGA
- a CDS encoding hexameric tyrosine-coordinated heme protein has translation MDTIALVPNNSLIVETPEEGRQLAVTLARLIIKLTQPDEEKRKQLREVYGNDAMMLIAIGQTVATEFATIAAANNYWKK, from the coding sequence ATGGATACGATTGCACTGGTTCCTAACAACTCGTTGATCGTCGAAACACCTGAGGAAGGACGGCAATTAGCCGTGACACTGGCGCGACTGATTATTAAACTGACTCAACCCGATGAAGAGAAGCGCAAACAGCTACGAGAGGTCTATGGTAACGATGCCATGATGTTGATTGCCATAGGACAAACGGTTGCTACTGAGTTTGCCACGATCGCGGCTGCTAACAACTATTGGAAAAAGTGA
- a CDS encoding globin family protein — MALSVELLESSFAQIKANSSEVTKQFYTVLFTNYPEVQPLFANTNMEKQRKQLFQSLVFTVNNLHKPDVLSGALRGLGTRHIQYGVLPQHYPMVGSSLLKAFELSLGSAWTPDVQQAWIEAYEVVAQLMLEGADYSPERLMLIVK; from the coding sequence ATGGCTCTCAGTGTTGAATTGCTAGAGAGCAGCTTCGCTCAGATTAAAGCAAACAGTTCGGAGGTGACTAAACAGTTTTACACAGTGCTGTTTACAAACTATCCAGAAGTCCAGCCTTTGTTCGCCAATACTAACATGGAGAAGCAGCGCAAACAACTGTTTCAATCTCTCGTCTTTACCGTCAATAACCTGCACAAACCAGATGTCTTAAGCGGTGCATTGAGAGGCTTGGGCACTCGACACATCCAGTACGGTGTATTGCCGCAACACTATCCAATGGTGGGCAGCAGCTTGCTTAAAGCTTTTGAGCTAAGTCTGGGTTCAGCCTGGACTCCTGACGTGCAGCAAGCATGGATAGAGGCGTATGAAGTTGTGGCTCAATTAATGCTGGAAGGTGCAGACTACTCACCAGAGCGTCTGATGTTGATCGTGAAATAG